The following are encoded in a window of Candidatus Neomarinimicrobiota bacterium genomic DNA:
- a CDS encoding Crp/Fnr family transcriptional regulator: MEKTWYLKRINVFKGMSDAEVKHLDKITFMKHYDKKDLIYLPGDVSDQVYLLKEGRVKISKLSEDGREITLVILEPGEIFGESALIDDKETRSTVAEALENAYLCVISRRDFEEFINNKPELALSITKLMGFRRRQIENMLEDLVFRGVHERLALLLLRLSERHGKEVDGKNLIDISLTHYDYANLIGSTRETTTACLNDFKREGLIEFQKRKVVIIDEKGLRSRAALED; the protein is encoded by the coding sequence ATGGAAAAGACATGGTATTTAAAGAGAATAAACGTGTTCAAGGGAATGTCGGATGCGGAAGTAAAGCATCTGGACAAGATTACGTTTATGAAGCATTACGACAAGAAGGATCTCATTTACCTGCCGGGGGACGTAAGCGACCAGGTCTATCTGCTGAAGGAAGGCCGTGTTAAGATATCCAAACTTTCGGAAGACGGACGCGAGATCACTCTCGTTATCCTCGAACCCGGAGAGATATTCGGAGAAAGCGCCCTCATCGATGACAAAGAGACGAGGTCAACCGTCGCCGAAGCTCTTGAAAACGCCTACCTTTGTGTCATCAGCAGAAGAGACTTCGAGGAGTTCATTAACAACAAACCTGAACTCGCGCTCAGCATTACCAAACTCATGGGATTCAGAAGACGCCAGATCGAAAATATGCTCGAAGACCTTGTGTTCCGCGGCGTCCATGAACGGCTTGCGCTCCTCCTTCTCCGGCTCTCCGAAAGACACGGCAAGGAAGTTGACGGAAAGAATCTCATTGACATCAGCCTTACCCATTACGATTATGCTAATCTTATCGGCTCTACACGCGAGACCACAACAGCTTGCCTTAACGACTTCAAAAGGGAAGGTCTGATTGAGTTTCAAAAACGGAAAGTCGTTATCATCGACGAAAAAGGTCTCAGGAGTAGAGCGGCGCTCGAAGATTAA
- a CDS encoding succinate dehydrogenase iron-sulfur subunit produces the protein MDMTLRIQRYDPEKDLEPYFGDFDLQTVSSTDTVLDLLNRVKWEIDGSLTYRRSCMHGICGSDALKINGRNRLACSVLVQDLKLKKNLIQVEPIPALPLEKDLVVDMSSFFDKYKIVKPYLIPKDAPPERERYQSNEDAELLFESAKCIHCGSCSTSCPSLWVNENYIGPAVFLKAYRFIFDSRDDATAERLDLIDTPDGLWRCHTIFNCVEACPKEIDITGHISQLKKAALRREI, from the coding sequence ATGGACATGACTCTAAGGATACAACGCTACGATCCTGAAAAGGATTTAGAGCCGTATTTTGGGGACTTTGACCTGCAAACTGTCAGCAGTACCGATACGGTTCTTGACCTTCTTAACAGGGTGAAGTGGGAAATCGACGGGAGTTTGACTTACCGAAGGTCTTGTATGCACGGTATCTGCGGGTCTGACGCATTGAAGATAAACGGTAGAAACCGCCTTGCGTGTTCGGTTCTGGTACAGGATCTTAAACTCAAGAAAAACCTGATTCAGGTAGAACCGATCCCGGCTCTTCCACTCGAAAAAGACTTAGTAGTTGATATGTCATCTTTTTTTGACAAATATAAAATTGTTAAACCTTATCTGATTCCGAAGGATGCTCCGCCCGAAAGGGAACGCTACCAATCTAACGAAGACGCCGAGCTCCTCTTTGAATCAGCTAAATGTATTCACTGCGGGAGTTGTTCTACCTCTTGTCCTTCTCTTTGGGTAAACGAGAACTATATCGGTCCCGCAGTTTTTCTGAAAGCCTACCGGTTCATCTTCGATTCGAGGGATGATGCTACAGCGGAGCGGCTTGACCTGATAGATACTCCTGATGGATTGTGGCGCTGCCATACGATATTTAACTGTGTGGAAGCGTGTCCGAAGGAAATTGATATAACAGGGCATATATCACAGCTGAAGAAAGCAGCGCTTAGACGGGAAATCTGA
- the sdhC gene encoding succinate dehydrogenase, cytochrome b556 subunit yields MVAWIKTLLTYEKAPGAWSWGLHRITGLGLMFYLYLHILALTSLQSGPEAFNREMELFKLPIFMFLEWVLFGLVLFHSFNGFRIVLIDLGQGSKYHKPLLYWITGISIALFVGMGYVIFFGAFH; encoded by the coding sequence ATGGTGGCCTGGATTAAAACCTTGTTGACTTACGAAAAAGCGCCCGGTGCCTGGTCGTGGGGGCTGCACAGGATAACGGGGCTCGGACTGATGTTTTATCTTTATCTCCACATACTCGCGCTTACGTCGCTTCAATCGGGACCGGAGGCTTTCAACCGGGAAATGGAGCTGTTCAAGCTGCCCATATTTATGTTTCTTGAATGGGTATTATTCGGGCTGGTTCTGTTTCACTCTTTTAACGGTTTCAGAATCGTACTGATCGACCTCGGTCAAGGCTCCAAATATCATAAACCATTGCTCTACTGGATAACGGGAATCAGCATAGCGTTGTTCGTGGGTATGGGTTACGTAATCTTCTTCGGTGCATTTCATTAA
- a CDS encoding dipeptidase, producing the protein MKNLRRSTFLTRLNSTIVRPYFSYLNKFRFILLLPVLCFVSCTKDDKHLEFHHSAFVADLHDDTPILILSGFDMGVRNDKGQIDLPRMREGGMDLIFFSVWLFPKTYLEEDSAYKRANEIIDAVERVEQKYPKDLRLIRTEEEARTTVEDGMIAGTFGMEGGYPIEDDLSKLEHFYNRGVRYFAPTWNHNTSWATSAQFETTDTTNSVFGLTRFGRRVIEKCNELGIMIDVSHSGEQTVRDIIEITEDPVIASHSSVWRIAPHFRNLKDYQLKAIAEGGGVVFVNFYSGFLDSTFQGKYDAVQESRKSEIDSLKEELEFLGKADEFWERRNALLKDDLYRIAPPLEALIDHIDYIAKLVGVDHVGLGSDFDGVSSMPKGIDDVTDLPKITDALFQRGYTEEEIKKILGENLLRIFKRVTG; encoded by the coding sequence ATGAAAAATTTACGGAGATCGACGTTCTTAACCCGTTTGAATTCGACAATCGTCAGACCTTACTTCAGTTATTTGAATAAATTCCGATTTATACTACTCCTTCCTGTGCTGTGTTTTGTATCCTGCACAAAGGATGACAAACACCTGGAATTTCATCATTCAGCGTTTGTCGCAGACCTTCACGACGACACTCCCATTTTGATATTGAGTGGATTTGATATGGGCGTTCGAAACGATAAAGGTCAGATCGACCTGCCCCGGATGCGGGAAGGGGGAATGGACCTCATCTTTTTCTCTGTCTGGCTTTTCCCCAAAACTTATTTGGAGGAAGACAGCGCCTATAAACGTGCGAATGAAATCATAGACGCAGTTGAAAGGGTCGAACAGAAGTACCCTAAAGACCTGAGATTGATTCGAACGGAGGAAGAGGCAAGAACGACCGTAGAGGATGGTATGATAGCGGGAACGTTCGGAATGGAGGGCGGATACCCGATTGAGGATGACCTGTCGAAATTAGAACATTTTTATAACCGCGGTGTGAGGTACTTCGCACCGACGTGGAACCATAATACTTCCTGGGCGACATCGGCTCAGTTTGAGACCACGGATACAACCAACTCGGTATTCGGATTAACGAGATTCGGTCGCAGAGTAATAGAAAAATGTAATGAATTAGGTATTATGATAGACGTATCTCATTCGGGTGAGCAAACGGTTCGTGATATCATAGAAATCACCGAAGACCCCGTGATTGCGTCACATTCGTCCGTATGGAGAATCGCCCCGCATTTCAGGAATTTAAAAGATTACCAGCTAAAGGCTATCGCCGAAGGGGGCGGAGTAGTGTTCGTTAATTTCTATTCAGGTTTCCTTGACAGCACATTTCAAGGTAAGTACGATGCAGTGCAGGAGTCCCGTAAAAGCGAGATCGATTCTCTAAAAGAAGAATTGGAGTTTTTAGGGAAAGCTGATGAATTTTGGGAAAGAAGAAACGCACTGCTAAAAGACGACCTGTATAGAATTGCCCCTCCGCTTGAAGCGCTTATCGATCATATAGACTACATCGCCAAATTGGTGGGTGTGGATCATGTCGGTCTCGGTTCGGATTTTGACGGTGTTTCCTCTATGCCGAAAGGGATTGACGATGTTACGGATCTGCCGAAGATTACAGATGCGCTGTTTCAAAGAGGGTATACAGAGGAAGAGATAAAAAAAATACTCGGCGAAAACTTACTTCGAATATTTAAACGGGTAACAGGATGA
- a CDS encoding NUDIX domain-containing protein has translation MTAAYNEFSAGFIVFREIKGREYLLMHHGTDYWNFPKGKLESGESEIDAAKRELTEETGLKDVEFINGFEGTFDYEYNHGKRKIKKVVKMFLAQYLEGKIILSHEHRDYAWLSYDEALHNLKFSNTRRILAEAEKFLFTNRK, from the coding sequence TTGACAGCAGCGTACAATGAATTTTCAGCGGGCTTCATCGTTTTCAGGGAGATTAAGGGGAGGGAATATCTTCTGATGCATCACGGAACTGATTACTGGAACTTCCCGAAAGGGAAATTAGAAAGCGGTGAAAGTGAGATAGACGCCGCAAAAAGAGAGTTGACGGAAGAGACCGGATTAAAAGATGTAGAGTTCATAAACGGATTTGAAGGAACTTTCGATTATGAGTATAATCATGGGAAACGAAAAATAAAGAAAGTAGTAAAAATGTTTCTGGCGCAGTATCTTGAGGGGAAGATAATTTTATCGCATGAGCATCGGGACTATGCCTGGTTATCGTACGATGAGGCTTTGCATAATTTGAAATTCAGTAACACCCGGCGGATATTGGCAGAAGCGGAAAAATTCTTATTTACGAATCGGAAATAA
- the rsfS gene encoding ribosome silencing factor, which yields MFAELIAGAALEKKAEEIKIFNLAGLTDIADHFVIASGSSGLHVKAIADHVREEADPSSKPWHVEGYENLKWVLLDYVDVVMHIFDKDTRLYYDLERLWADAEITTISDEE from the coding sequence ATTTTCGCAGAACTGATAGCAGGCGCAGCGCTTGAAAAAAAGGCTGAGGAGATCAAGATATTCAACTTAGCCGGTCTAACGGACATCGCGGACCACTTCGTCATCGCCTCCGGAAGCAGCGGCTTGCACGTCAAGGCGATAGCCGACCACGTCAGAGAGGAAGCCGATCCCTCATCAAAACCCTGGCATGTCGAAGGATACGAAAACCTTAAATGGGTTCTTCTGGATTACGTGGACGTGGTAATGCATATTTTTGACAAAGACACACGCCTGTATTATGACCTGGAGAGGCTCTGGGCGGATGCGGAAATTACGACTATTTCAGATGAAGAGTAA
- a CDS encoding succinate dehydrogenase flavoprotein subunit, translating into MIHKYDVVIVGAGGAGLQAAIEIPADKNCAVLTKVYPTRSHTGTAQGGVSAALGNEEEDSWEWHAFDTVKGGDYLGDQDAIETMCKDAIRAIIELEHMGMPFNRTPEGKIAQRKFGGHTANFGEKSVRRACYSADRTGHVMLQTLFEQCVKKDVTFFSEFHITDLIVRDGICRGLVAIEIKTGELHIFHAKAVMFATGGYGRVFRITSNSMAGTGDGFEIAYRNGIPLEDMEFVQFHPTGLWKLGILVSEAARGEGGILRNKDGERFMERYAPKMLDLAPRDMVSRAIFTEIKEGRGIEGSDGTYYVGLDLTHLGSKIIEEKLPEITGFAKTYLGVDANVDWIPVQPTTHYAMGGIPTTIDAEVIVDENNKPMPGFYAAGECACVSVHGANRLGTNSLLDIIVFGRRGGKKIAEFLENSDFPDLPEDASEWTEKSIERIREKQNGLKMVEVRKEMQQTMMDTCSVFRVESEMKKGLEKIKELREKYKDVGIDDHSKGFNTDLLEVIELGCLLTTAETIITCAINRKESRGAHSREDYPDRNDTEWLKHSLIFNTKKPESDIRYKPVVIKQFEPEERVY; encoded by the coding sequence TTGATACATAAATATGATGTGGTTATAGTCGGCGCAGGCGGGGCGGGATTACAGGCTGCAATAGAAATCCCGGCAGACAAAAACTGCGCCGTATTGACCAAAGTATATCCTACCCGCTCACATACGGGAACCGCCCAGGGCGGCGTGAGCGCCGCTCTCGGAAATGAGGAAGAAGACTCATGGGAGTGGCATGCGTTCGATACGGTTAAAGGTGGGGATTATTTAGGCGATCAGGACGCCATCGAGACGATGTGCAAGGACGCAATTCGGGCTATCATCGAACTCGAGCATATGGGCATGCCGTTCAACCGCACTCCCGAGGGCAAGATCGCACAGAGAAAATTCGGAGGACACACGGCGAATTTCGGGGAGAAGTCAGTAAGGAGGGCATGCTACTCCGCTGACAGAACGGGTCACGTGATGCTGCAAACATTGTTCGAGCAGTGCGTAAAGAAAGACGTCACATTTTTCAGCGAGTTCCATATTACCGATCTGATCGTCCGGGACGGAATCTGCCGGGGACTTGTCGCTATAGAGATCAAAACCGGCGAATTGCATATTTTTCATGCAAAAGCGGTCATGTTTGCCACCGGCGGCTACGGACGAGTATTTCGAATCACTTCCAACTCGATGGCGGGTACAGGCGACGGATTCGAGATAGCGTACCGCAACGGTATCCCGCTTGAGGATATGGAGTTTGTTCAGTTTCATCCCACAGGGTTATGGAAGCTGGGTATTCTGGTTTCGGAAGCGGCGAGAGGTGAAGGGGGGATACTGAGGAATAAGGATGGTGAGAGGTTTATGGAGCGTTACGCTCCCAAGATGCTTGATCTTGCGCCGAGAGACATGGTCTCCCGGGCGATCTTCACCGAGATTAAGGAAGGCAGGGGGATAGAAGGTTCGGACGGTACATATTATGTCGGGCTTGATCTGACTCATCTGGGCAGCAAGATAATAGAGGAAAAACTGCCGGAAATTACGGGCTTTGCAAAAACCTACCTCGGAGTGGACGCAAACGTCGATTGGATACCCGTACAACCCACTACTCATTATGCAATGGGCGGCATACCGACGACTATTGATGCGGAAGTTATCGTAGATGAAAACAACAAACCGATGCCCGGATTCTACGCCGCCGGTGAATGCGCCTGCGTATCAGTGCACGGAGCCAACAGGCTCGGGACAAACTCGCTTCTCGATATTATCGTATTCGGAAGGAGGGGCGGGAAAAAGATTGCTGAATTCCTGGAAAACAGCGATTTTCCCGATCTGCCGGAAGACGCGTCGGAATGGACGGAAAAATCCATCGAGCGCATCCGCGAAAAACAGAACGGTCTGAAGATGGTGGAAGTCAGGAAAGAAATGCAGCAGACGATGATGGACACCTGCTCCGTTTTCAGGGTTGAAAGTGAGATGAAGAAAGGTCTGGAAAAAATCAAAGAGCTGCGTGAGAAATACAAAGACGTGGGAATAGACGACCACAGCAAAGGATTCAACACGGATTTGCTCGAAGTAATCGAATTGGGATGTCTGCTGACGACAGCGGAGACTATAATTACGTGCGCCATTAACCGGAAAGAGAGCAGGGGAGCCCATTCAAGGGAGGATTACCCCGATAGGAACGACACCGAATGGCTGAAGCATTCGCTGATATTCAACACAAAAAAGCCGGAATCGGATATCAGGTATAAACCGGTTGTAATAAAACAGTTTGAACCGGAAGAAAGAGTTTACTGA
- a CDS encoding helix-turn-helix domain-containing protein, whose protein sequence is MAERIMTAEELAAYLHFNRSTICKMAREGMIPAIKFENVWRFSKDAVDLWLKNRSVENFKGNLEESIGTLDSVEFRTFELHIKSDLSKGAFYGS, encoded by the coding sequence ATGGCTGAAAGGATAATGACAGCGGAAGAATTAGCGGCGTACCTTCATTTCAACAGGTCGACAATTTGCAAGATGGCGAGGGAAGGGATGATACCGGCAATCAAATTTGAAAACGTATGGAGATTTTCAAAAGACGCCGTCGACCTCTGGTTAAAAAATCGATCGGTTGAGAATTTCAAGGGAAATCTTGAGGAAAGCATCGGGACGTTGGATAGTGTGGAATTCAGAACGTTTGAGCTCCACATTAAATCAGACCTTTCAAAAGGGGCGTTCTATGGTTCGTGA
- the priA gene encoding primosomal protein N' — protein MEYIFKKLLKKESYGYAHLRNQIGREGFDSAIEGLTKAGAAVIEQNFSGYDGIDSGLSSENKELQMEEILLTKAQAEVYSPIHDSIESGGAQRFLLHGVTGSGKTEMYLRAARETLALGGTVLILVPEIALTAQIAERFGKYFSSVVSVYHSNQTSAERRKIWERIKSGESEVVVGARSAIFAPLKNLKLLIVDEEQEPSYKQAEPDPRYNARDAAVMRAKMEGATLILGSATPSLESIYNARKGKYIYLRLKERFGKAGNPKLNIVNLEAERHKGGYSSVVLSSELRKNISERLKSGEQIILLQNRRGFAPQIRCRECGHSEECPNCNVTFTYHSANNCMSCHYCGKRSAVPYKCPECGDKNLLFQGVGTQRVEKELNIAFPKAKVSRMDMDTTKGRGAHWRILHDFKAGKQDILLGTQMIAKGLDFDNVTLVGIISADTGLYLPDFRASERTFQLISQVAGRAGRRKKQGQAIVQTFNPDKLPVKSVSSEEQEEFYEKLLKERKLLDYPPFGRLIVLETSALDQRSAKDASKKVGDLLKIGKSGYEVLGPAPAVIEKLRKRYRWRIMVRISESGTRRLNATKKIIKNKITEVRKTLPGRVRLSIDVDPVNML, from the coding sequence ATGGAATATATTTTCAAAAAACTTCTCAAAAAAGAGAGTTACGGTTACGCTCACCTTCGAAACCAGATAGGCAGGGAGGGGTTCGACTCGGCAATCGAAGGACTCACAAAAGCGGGAGCCGCGGTAATTGAGCAAAATTTCTCCGGGTATGACGGTATCGATTCCGGACTTAGTAGTGAGAATAAAGAATTGCAGATGGAGGAGATCTTGCTCACTAAAGCACAGGCTGAAGTTTACTCTCCGATTCATGATTCGATCGAGTCGGGAGGCGCTCAGAGGTTTCTCCTGCACGGAGTGACGGGAAGCGGAAAGACAGAGATGTACCTCCGCGCCGCACGCGAGACGCTTGCCTTAGGGGGGACCGTACTCATCCTGGTTCCTGAGATTGCGCTGACAGCGCAAATTGCCGAACGCTTCGGAAAATACTTCAGCAGCGTAGTGAGCGTGTACCACAGTAATCAAACGAGCGCGGAAAGAAGAAAGATCTGGGAAAGAATAAAGTCGGGAGAGTCCGAAGTGGTCGTGGGAGCGAGAAGCGCAATTTTCGCGCCGCTTAAAAACCTGAAGCTGTTAATCGTGGACGAAGAACAGGAACCCTCTTATAAACAGGCGGAACCCGATCCGAGATACAATGCGCGGGACGCAGCCGTCATGCGGGCTAAAATGGAAGGGGCGACACTCATTTTGGGCTCCGCAACTCCGAGTCTTGAATCTATCTATAATGCGCGGAAGGGAAAATACATTTATCTGCGGTTAAAAGAACGATTCGGAAAAGCGGGTAATCCGAAACTGAATATCGTGAATTTAGAAGCTGAAAGACATAAAGGGGGGTATTCGAGTGTGGTTCTTTCTTCGGAGCTCAGGAAAAATATATCAGAAAGGTTAAAATCAGGTGAACAGATAATCCTGCTGCAAAACAGGCGAGGGTTCGCCCCGCAGATTCGATGCAGGGAGTGCGGACACAGCGAGGAGTGTCCGAATTGTAACGTTACTTTCACGTATCACAGCGCTAATAACTGTATGAGCTGCCATTATTGCGGGAAAAGGAGCGCAGTGCCTTATAAGTGTCCCGAATGCGGCGATAAGAATCTTCTTTTTCAGGGTGTGGGAACACAGCGAGTGGAAAAAGAGCTGAACATAGCGTTCCCGAAAGCAAAAGTGAGCCGAATGGATATGGATACAACAAAGGGGAGGGGCGCTCACTGGCGGATATTGCATGATTTCAAGGCGGGCAAGCAGGACATACTCCTCGGAACACAGATGATAGCGAAGGGGCTTGATTTTGACAACGTCACTCTTGTGGGGATAATATCGGCTGACACGGGGCTCTACCTCCCGGATTTTCGCGCAAGCGAGAGAACGTTCCAGCTTATCTCACAGGTGGCGGGAAGAGCGGGAAGAAGAAAAAAGCAGGGTCAGGCGATAGTTCAGACTTTCAATCCGGATAAATTACCTGTAAAGAGCGTGAGCAGCGAGGAACAGGAAGAATTTTACGAGAAACTATTAAAAGAGAGAAAACTGCTCGACTACCCGCCGTTCGGAAGGCTCATCGTACTCGAGACGTCGGCTCTCGACCAGAGGTCGGCAAAAGACGCCTCAAAGAAAGTCGGGGACTTGCTAAAGATCGGAAAAAGCGGATATGAGGTACTCGGTCCGGCTCCCGCGGTCATAGAAAAATTGCGGAAACGTTATAGGTGGCGAATCATGGTTCGAATAAGCGAGTCCGGAACAAGACGGTTGAACGCTACCAAAAAGATTATAAAGAACAAAATCACCGAAGTTAGAAAAACACTACCGGGGCGGGTCAGATTATCGATAGACGTAGATCCGGTGAATATGTTATAG
- a CDS encoding PorV/PorQ family protein produces the protein MNRVFVCAWTVLIFVNISSAGERPGFAFLNSELSARGAALSGAMVAKRAEIHGLFHNPASIAGIGDLAWSANYINHLLDMSGSNVMLAKKFESGTFGIGLASMDYGSFKRLDDYGNDLGGEFSADDILLSFGYGYELSSTFSTGINVKWASSNIDQYSANAIALDIGFTFIQMERDLSIGGGLFNLGKTTAFIDTEDPMPTNFRLGMSKKLAHLPLQVNLEGIWLTYGNWKVLASGELTISPNFNLLLGLNSNRLDLNTSNLSEDFYSGGTIGFALMFEKWRVDYALSSYGGAGTLQRFGISNNF, from the coding sequence TTGAATAGAGTATTTGTTTGTGCCTGGACTGTGTTGATTTTTGTAAATATCAGTTCGGCAGGCGAACGACCCGGATTTGCGTTCCTGAACAGCGAGTTGAGCGCAAGGGGAGCGGCTCTTTCGGGAGCAATGGTCGCTAAGAGAGCTGAGATTCACGGTCTTTTCCATAATCCGGCTTCGATTGCGGGGATAGGCGATCTCGCATGGAGCGCAAATTACATTAATCATCTTCTCGATATGAGCGGCAGTAACGTAATGCTGGCGAAGAAATTCGAATCGGGAACGTTCGGAATAGGACTCGCGTCTATGGATTATGGTTCGTTCAAGAGGCTTGATGATTACGGAAATGATTTGGGAGGGGAGTTTTCCGCCGATGACATACTCCTCTCATTCGGTTACGGTTATGAACTCTCCTCGACATTTTCAACTGGAATAAACGTCAAATGGGCTTCTTCCAACATCGACCAATATTCCGCCAATGCGATAGCCCTGGATATCGGATTCACGTTCATTCAAATGGAAAGAGACCTTTCAATAGGAGGAGGTCTGTTTAATTTGGGAAAAACGACGGCATTTATCGACACGGAAGATCCTATGCCGACCAACTTCCGTCTCGGTATGTCAAAAAAACTCGCACACCTGCCGCTGCAAGTTAATCTCGAAGGGATATGGCTTACTTACGGTAACTGGAAAGTGCTTGCGAGCGGGGAGCTGACGATCTCTCCAAACTTCAATCTGTTGTTAGGTCTGAATTCAAACCGGCTTGACCTTAACACATCAAACTTGAGCGAAGATTTCTATTCGGGCGGCACGATCGGTTTTGCCCTGATGTTCGAAAAATGGCGTGTCGATTATGCCCTTTCTTCATACGGCGGAGCAGGCACGCTGCAGCGGTTCGGCATCTCGAATAATTTCTGA
- a CDS encoding arginine--tRNA ligase translates to MKEYLKKILTDASDKLGYKLAPSDIQLEKPKKSHHGDLYSNLALILSGRAKQKPLDLADALNEKLSYDSNLISKVEVAPPGFLNFTFGDGYRTGILRKILSDADNYGRSEIGANKTVNVEFVSANPTGPLNIGHGRNAIIGDSVARILEFNGYKVTREYYFNNAGRQMRILGESVKYHYLKLQGVESDFPEDGYKGQYISDIAQALIDEKGDSLLDEKDVTAFKETAEKSVFEEIKSTLDKIGVRMDLFFNEDDLYESGAIESVIDRFREKGLAYDKEGAVWFKTTDLGMKEDRVIVKSSGEPTYRLPDIAYHEDKLQRKFDMIIDVLGADHHASFPDVVAGVKALGLESGKLNVLLHQFVTLTKSGKKIKMSTRNADYVTLEELVEEVGNDVMRYFFLMRSSNSHLNFEMDLAKKETDENPVFYVQYAHARICSILRLAAEQKLNFETPDLSLLNSDEERKLGNILGEFPELVQSLGTSLQPHLITYYLTDVATLFSRFYVERRVVTEDLELSAARLALCASTAAVIKNGLGLMGITAPESM, encoded by the coding sequence ATGAAAGAATATCTGAAAAAAATCCTTACAGATGCCTCGGATAAGCTCGGGTATAAGCTCGCTCCGTCCGATATACAATTAGAAAAACCCAAAAAATCTCATCATGGTGATCTTTACTCGAATCTTGCATTGATCTTATCCGGTAGAGCAAAACAAAAACCGTTAGACCTGGCTGATGCCTTAAATGAAAAGCTATCCTACGATTCGAATCTTATCTCTAAGGTGGAAGTCGCCCCTCCCGGATTTCTTAATTTCACATTCGGCGACGGTTACAGAACCGGTATCCTCCGCAAAATACTTTCCGACGCTGATAACTATGGAAGATCTGAAATAGGCGCGAACAAGACGGTAAACGTTGAGTTCGTCAGCGCCAACCCGACCGGACCGCTTAACATCGGTCACGGGAGGAACGCAATAATCGGAGACTCGGTAGCGAGAATCCTCGAATTTAACGGGTACAAGGTGACGAGAGAATATTACTTCAACAACGCGGGGAGGCAGATGAGGATTCTCGGTGAGTCCGTGAAGTACCACTACCTGAAACTACAGGGCGTGGAGTCGGATTTTCCCGAAGATGGCTATAAGGGGCAATATATCAGCGACATTGCACAGGCACTGATAGATGAAAAAGGCGATTCGCTTCTTGACGAAAAAGACGTTACAGCGTTTAAAGAGACGGCTGAGAAGTCTGTGTTTGAGGAGATCAAATCAACCCTCGACAAGATCGGCGTCCGGATGGACTTATTTTTCAATGAAGACGACCTTTACGAATCCGGCGCCATAGAGAGCGTTATCGATCGGTTCCGGGAGAAAGGGCTGGCGTACGATAAGGAGGGCGCCGTCTGGTTTAAAACGACCGATCTCGGTATGAAAGAAGACAGGGTAATAGTCAAAAGCAGCGGGGAACCGACATACCGCCTGCCTGACATCGCCTATCATGAAGACAAATTACAGCGTAAGTTTGACATGATAATCGACGTGCTCGGCGCGGACCACCACGCTTCCTTTCCCGACGTCGTCGCCGGGGTCAAGGCGCTCGGATTGGAGAGCGGCAAACTTAACGTGCTTCTCCATCAGTTTGTCACATTGACAAAGAGTGGCAAAAAAATCAAGATGTCAACGCGAAACGCTGATTACGTGACTCTCGAAGAGCTGGTTGAAGAAGTCGGGAACGACGTAATGCGCTATTTTTTCCTGATGCGCAGCAGTAACAGTCACCTGAACTTCGAGATGGACCTGGCGAAAAAAGAAACTGATGAAAATCCCGTCTTCTATGTGCAGTACGCTCATGCGCGTATATGCAGCATTCTCCGGTTGGCGGCAGAACAAAAATTAAATTTTGAGACACCGGATCTCTCTTTGCTGAATTCCGACGAGGAGAGGAAGCTGGGAAACATACTTGGTGAATTCCCCGAACTCGTGCAAAGCCTCGGGACGTCGCTGCAACCGCATTTAATCACTTATTATCTGACAGACGTGGCAACATTGTTTTCCCGCTTTTATGTGGAGCGCAGGGTCGTAACGGAAGACCTCGAACTAAGCGCCGCAAGGCTTGCGCTTTGCGCCTCTACCGCTGCTGTGATTAAAAATGGGCTCGGTCTCATGGGAATAACCGCACCCGAATCGATGTAA